The following are encoded in a window of Methanocorpusculum vombati genomic DNA:
- a CDS encoding aldo/keto reductase has translation MGRREDTFGRLGFGGLRLPLTDAGNQQSIDADALNALVDLFLARGFTHFDTAYTYHGYRSEKAIREALVRRHRREEFSLATKLAMHHVKCPEDQVRLFAEQLENCGVSYFDYYFLHNIGAPAYHTACAMDSFEFGQRLKREGKIKKFGISFHDTPELLDEILTNHPELDVVLLQINYLDWESPGIQSRRCYEVARKHGMPVFVMEPCKGGVLANLPKRAERLLRAFAPDASPASWAIRFAAGLAGVSMVLSGMSTQEQVRENTSVLTEFVPLSDAELWILDEVVSVLHEEREIPCTACRYCEEVCPNRIAIPDYFGLYNSAKRDAVCGFSSQFVYYLNIAGTRGRAKECVCCGACEAVCPQHLHISRYLKEVSAEFDVPPAFFRGGGGKQV, from the coding sequence ATGGGAAGGAGAGAGGATACGTTTGGGAGACTGGGGTTTGGCGGTCTGCGGCTGCCGCTTACGGATGCCGGAAATCAGCAGTCGATTGATGCGGATGCACTGAATGCTTTGGTGGATCTGTTTCTTGCACGCGGATTTACGCATTTTGATACGGCATACACCTATCACGGTTACCGAAGCGAGAAGGCGATCCGCGAGGCTCTGGTACGGAGGCATCGTCGTGAGGAGTTTTCTCTGGCAACCAAGCTTGCGATGCATCATGTGAAGTGTCCGGAGGATCAGGTGCGGTTGTTTGCGGAGCAGCTGGAAAACTGTGGTGTTTCGTATTTTGATTACTATTTTCTTCACAATATCGGGGCACCGGCATATCATACAGCCTGTGCGATGGATAGTTTCGAGTTTGGTCAGCGACTGAAGCGGGAGGGGAAGATAAAGAAGTTCGGGATTTCGTTTCATGATACGCCTGAGCTGCTGGACGAGATCCTGACCAATCATCCGGAGCTGGATGTGGTGCTGCTGCAGATAAATTATCTGGACTGGGAGAGTCCGGGGATTCAGTCGCGGCGGTGTTATGAGGTTGCGAGAAAACACGGGATGCCGGTTTTTGTGATGGAACCGTGCAAGGGCGGGGTGCTGGCAAATCTGCCGAAGAGGGCGGAGCGGCTGCTGAGAGCGTTTGCGCCGGATGCGTCTCCTGCATCGTGGGCAATCCGGTTTGCTGCCGGGCTTGCAGGTGTTTCGATGGTGTTGTCGGGGATGTCAACACAGGAGCAGGTGCGGGAGAATACGTCGGTTCTAACGGAGTTTGTGCCGCTCAGTGATGCGGAGCTGTGGATTCTGGATGAGGTGGTTTCGGTTCTGCATGAGGAGCGGGAAATTCCCTGTACGGCCTGCCGGTACTGTGAAGAGGTGTGTCCGAACCGGATTGCAATTCCCGATTATTTCGGGTTATATAATAGTGCGAAACGTGATGCGGTATGCGGGTTTTCGAGTCAGTTTGTGTATTATCTGAATATTGCGGGTACACGGGGGCGGGCAAAGGAGTGTGTCTGTTGCGGCGCGTGTGAGGCGGTATGCCCGCAGCATCTGCATATTTCCAGGTATCTGAAGGAGGTGTCGGCGGAATTTGATGTACCTCCGGCATTTTTCCGGGGCGGAGGGGGGAAACAGGTGTAA
- a CDS encoding flavodoxin family protein — MRITVLTGSPHRKGTSALLAERFIAGAEDAGHEVFRFDAAFEEVHPCLSCGRCRIAGERCVHRDAMDRLMPNLLAADLVVFATPLYYFGMPAPLKAVVDRFYSVHYVLTKNRKRAVLLVTAADGHEEAVAPLRSHYQRILSYLSWEDAGVVAALGCSSRGSLERTRYPEQAYQLGRCC, encoded by the coding sequence ATGAGGATTACCGTACTTACCGGAAGCCCGCACCGTAAAGGAACTTCGGCGCTTCTTGCCGAGCGGTTTATTGCGGGCGCAGAGGATGCGGGGCACGAGGTGTTCCGGTTCGATGCAGCGTTTGAGGAGGTGCATCCCTGTCTTAGTTGCGGGAGATGCAGGATTGCGGGAGAGCGGTGTGTGCACCGCGATGCAATGGACAGGCTGATGCCGAATCTGCTTGCCGCAGATCTGGTGGTGTTTGCAACGCCTCTGTATTATTTCGGGATGCCGGCACCGCTGAAGGCGGTGGTTGACCGGTTTTATTCGGTTCATTATGTACTGACAAAGAACAGGAAGCGGGCGGTTCTTCTGGTGACGGCAGCTGATGGTCATGAGGAGGCGGTTGCCCCGCTTCGTTCCCACTACCAAAGGATTCTGTCGTATCTTTCGTGGGAGGATGCAGGAGTTGTTGCGGCCCTCGGCTGTTCGTCCCGGGGGAGTCTGGAGCGGACGAGGTATCCGGAGCAGGCGTATCAGCTCGGGAGATGCTGCTGA
- a CDS encoding cyclophilin-like fold protein encodes MKGIFVLGLAVAVVFLAGAGCVSPEDPEQPDVSAGQPAETKPPAVETATPVTGENSSSRIRMSFDDREVIAELYDNPAAEDLRSMLPLTLTFRDYNGAEKIAYPPRAPDTADAPAGHDPAAGDVTLYAPWGNIAIFYHDSPYASGLVPLGHVTSGLENLTAMSGEFSATIDVLE; translated from the coding sequence ATGAAAGGTATTTTTGTTCTTGGCCTGGCTGTCGCGGTTGTGTTTCTTGCGGGTGCCGGATGCGTCAGCCCGGAGGATCCGGAGCAGCCGGATGTTTCGGCCGGGCAGCCGGCCGAAACAAAACCCCCGGCTGTGGAGACGGCAACTCCGGTCACGGGGGAGAACTCTTCTTCCCGGATACGGATGAGTTTCGATGACCGTGAGGTGATTGCAGAGCTGTATGATAATCCGGCCGCGGAGGATCTGCGGTCGATGCTTCCGCTGACGCTGACGTTCCGTGACTATAACGGAGCCGAGAAGATTGCCTATCCGCCGCGTGCTCCGGATACGGCGGACGCTCCCGCAGGCCATGATCCCGCTGCGGGGGATGTCACGCTGTATGCCCCCTGGGGAAATATTGCGATCTTCTATCACGATTCCCCCTATGCTTCCGGGCTTGTACCGCTCGGACACGTTACGTCCGGGCTGGAGAATCTGACCGCAATGAGCGGGGAGTTTTCTGCAACGATTGACGTCCTGGAGTAA
- a CDS encoding flavodoxin family protein: MKHIVVISGSPRKGGNSDTLCDEFIHGAVDAGNTAEKIVLADKKIGFCTACDYCQANGGECIQDDDMAEILEKLIECDVIVLASPVYFYSVDAQMKTLIDRVYPRYTEVSGKEMYYIVTAADTSVPNMQRTIECFRGFADCLPDAEEKGIIYGTGAWAMGDIRTLPAMQQAYEMGRSV; encoded by the coding sequence ATGAAACATATTGTAGTTATTTCAGGAAGTCCGCGGAAAGGCGGCAACTCGGATACCCTCTGCGACGAGTTCATTCACGGAGCAGTCGATGCGGGGAACACCGCGGAAAAAATTGTTCTGGCCGATAAGAAGATAGGATTCTGTACGGCATGTGACTACTGCCAGGCGAACGGCGGCGAGTGCATTCAGGATGACGATATGGCGGAGATTCTGGAGAAGCTGATCGAATGTGATGTGATTGTTCTGGCAAGTCCGGTGTACTTCTACTCGGTGGATGCCCAGATGAAGACGCTGATCGACCGCGTGTATCCGCGGTACACCGAGGTTTCCGGAAAAGAGATGTATTATATCGTGACCGCCGCGGACACGTCAGTTCCCAACATGCAGCGGACTATTGAGTGTTTCCGGGGTTTTGCGGACTGTCTGCCGGATGCAGAGGAGAAGGGGATCATCTACGGTACGGGTGCATGGGCGATGGGTGACATCAGGACACTTCCGGCCATGCAGCAGGCGTACGAGATGGGCCGTTCTGTCTGA
- a CDS encoding flavodoxin has protein sequence MTKNLIVYYSHSSHTANLAKMIQKLAGGTLCELIPRDSYPSVYRELVDQAKKEITSGYLPELKVPAESAESYDIIFLGTPNWWSTLAPPVATFLHRQSLAGKTVVPFCTHGGGGSGRVSQDIAKLCPDAVLRPGFAAYENSAKETDVAAWLAGLGVL, from the coding sequence TTGACCAAAAACCTCATCGTGTACTACTCACATTCTTCCCATACTGCAAACCTTGCAAAGATGATTCAGAAACTTGCAGGCGGAACACTGTGTGAACTTATCCCCAGAGATTCCTATCCGTCCGTGTACCGGGAGCTGGTGGATCAGGCAAAAAAGGAGATCACCTCCGGATACCTGCCGGAGCTGAAGGTTCCGGCAGAGTCCGCAGAGTCCTATGACATCATCTTTCTCGGAACGCCGAACTGGTGGAGCACTCTTGCCCCGCCGGTTGCAACATTTTTGCACCGGCAGAGTCTGGCCGGCAAAACGGTTGTGCCGTTTTGTACGCACGGGGGCGGCGGGAGCGGGAGGGTGTCACAGGACATTGCAAAGCTGTGTCCGGACGCAGTACTGCGTCCCGGATTTGCTGCATACGAAAACAGCGCCAAGGAAACGGATGTGGCCGCATGGCTTGCCGGTCTTGGCGTACTCTGA
- a CDS encoding flavodoxin, which produces MKNVLLLTLAVLALAAVFTAGCVSSPSEPVPETAAPTQTAVTPAAEQTVTVVPNATGGNGADRKILIAYFSRTGNTETVAHMIAEETRGTLFEIVPETPYPEEYSACTTIAQQEQNDNARPALATHVENMDEYEVIFVGYPIWWGTMPMMLFTFLEEYDFDGKTIVPFCTSGGTGLGRSVSDIRTLCPNAIVADGFTVGGSSAATAQDRVADWIAGLDL; this is translated from the coding sequence ATGAAAAACGTACTCCTCCTCACACTTGCTGTCCTGGCGCTTGCCGCAGTGTTTACGGCAGGATGCGTCAGCAGTCCGTCAGAACCGGTTCCGGAAACTGCGGCGCCGACACAGACTGCCGTTACTCCGGCGGCTGAACAGACCGTGACAGTTGTACCGAATGCTACCGGCGGGAATGGGGCTGACCGGAAAATTCTGATCGCCTACTTCAGCCGTACCGGCAACACGGAAACAGTTGCACACATGATCGCAGAAGAAACCAGAGGAACCCTCTTTGAGATTGTGCCGGAGACTCCCTACCCTGAAGAGTACAGTGCCTGCACAACCATTGCCCAGCAGGAGCAGAACGACAATGCCCGTCCGGCACTCGCAACCCATGTGGAGAACATGGACGAGTACGAGGTGATCTTCGTCGGCTATCCTATCTGGTGGGGAACTATGCCCATGATGTTGTTCACGTTCCTTGAAGAGTATGACTTCGATGGAAAAACGATTGTGCCGTTCTGTACCTCCGGCGGAACCGGACTCGGCCGCAGTGTTTCCGACATCAGAACACTCTGTCCGAACGCGATCGTGGCGGACGGGTTCACGGTTGGCGGCAGCAGTGCCGCAACTGCCCAAGACCGCGTGGCGGACTGGATTGCAGGGCTTGACCTGTAA
- a CDS encoding winged helix-turn-helix transcriptional regulator, giving the protein MDDSAAGEKKPKYMTGIDAAVSIISGKWKALILYQLEGGTLRYSQILNGMEYGITQRMLTKELREMEESGLISRTVYPEVPPKVEYAITAKGRSLMPILDQLCTWGCQNMADQLEHNCEAECEGTANCEQQ; this is encoded by the coding sequence ATGGACGATTCTGCGGCAGGTGAGAAAAAGCCGAAATATATGACGGGCATTGATGCTGCGGTGAGTATCATCAGCGGCAAGTGGAAGGCCCTGATTCTCTATCAGCTGGAGGGAGGAACACTGCGATACAGCCAGATTCTGAACGGCATGGAGTACGGGATCACCCAGAGGATGCTGACCAAAGAACTTCGCGAGATGGAGGAGAGCGGCCTCATCTCCCGCACGGTATATCCGGAGGTTCCGCCGAAGGTGGAGTATGCGATTACCGCAAAAGGCCGGTCCCTTATGCCTATCCTCGATCAGCTGTGCACGTGGGGATGTCAGAATATGGCCGACCAGCTGGAACACAACTGCGAAGCCGAGTGTGAAGGGACGGCAAACTGCGAACAGCAGTAA
- a CDS encoding aldo/keto reductase — protein MKYRNLGSTGLVVSEIGLGAEWLERRSKEEVQEIIDLAESCGITILDCWMSEPNVRTNIGAAIAGRRDHWIIQGHMGSTWQNGQYVRSRDMEKVREAFSDLLARLQTEYIDLGMIHYVDEIADYRSIMEGEFIEYARELKKTGIIRHLGMSTHNPAVAKLAALSGEIEVILFSINPAFDLLPATEDINTYFAETYDDSLGGIAPEREELYRICEQRGVALTVMKGYGGGRLFSQETSPFGVALTPVQCIHYALTRPAVASIMVGCTTPDEVKAAAAYETATEEEKDYATVLAHAPHHAYFGQCTYCGHCAPCPSGIDVAMVNKLYDLAVMQDHVPASLRAHYRDLSATADDCIACGGCEKRCPFGVPVTELMKKAAVLFGHAEDSN, from the coding sequence ATGAAGTATAGAAATCTTGGAAGTACCGGCCTTGTCGTAAGTGAGATAGGTCTCGGGGCCGAATGGCTGGAACGCCGCAGCAAAGAAGAAGTACAAGAAATCATCGACCTCGCCGAATCCTGCGGGATCACCATTCTCGACTGCTGGATGTCGGAACCAAACGTCCGCACCAATATCGGTGCGGCGATTGCCGGAAGGCGGGACCACTGGATTATTCAGGGACACATGGGTTCCACCTGGCAGAACGGCCAGTACGTCCGCAGCCGGGACATGGAAAAAGTCCGCGAAGCATTTTCCGATCTGCTCGCACGACTCCAGACGGAGTATATCGATCTCGGCATGATTCACTACGTCGACGAGATCGCAGACTACCGCAGCATCATGGAAGGGGAATTCATCGAATACGCCCGTGAACTCAAAAAGACCGGCATCATCCGCCATCTCGGCATGAGTACCCACAACCCCGCGGTCGCGAAACTGGCTGCACTCTCCGGCGAAATCGAAGTAATCCTGTTCAGCATCAACCCTGCCTTTGATCTCCTGCCCGCAACCGAGGACATCAACACCTATTTCGCAGAAACATACGATGATTCACTCGGCGGTATTGCCCCGGAACGCGAAGAACTGTACCGGATCTGTGAACAGCGCGGCGTCGCTCTCACGGTGATGAAAGGCTACGGCGGGGGACGTCTCTTTTCCCAAGAGACGTCGCCGTTCGGTGTCGCCCTCACGCCCGTCCAGTGCATCCACTACGCCTTAACGCGGCCTGCGGTCGCAAGCATCATGGTCGGCTGCACCACCCCTGACGAAGTGAAAGCGGCGGCGGCCTACGAAACAGCAACGGAAGAGGAGAAGGACTACGCAACCGTTCTCGCCCATGCCCCGCACCACGCCTACTTCGGACAGTGTACCTACTGCGGTCACTGTGCCCCGTGTCCCTCCGGCATCGACGTTGCAATGGTAAACAAACTGTATGACCTTGCCGTGATGCAGGACCATGTGCCCGCCTCCCTTCGTGCACACTACCGCGATCTCTCCGCCACGGCGGATGACTGTATCGCGTGCGGAGGATGTGAAAAGCGGTGTCCGTTCGGCGTCCCGGTTACGGAACTGATGAAAAAAGCGGCAGTACTGTTCGGACATGCAGAGGACAGTAATTAG
- a CDS encoding type IV pilin, producing MCSPSSQDAAVSPTIGTILLVALTVVLVAVVAVVALGLANGMFDTKQVGLTLEPYGIASESERGVSLTVHGGADAGDLIALSASLNGPELVSRETGKSSVENPVIGTGYLFKVEETGETITSKRADKDVYLTTRHILPVPQTDYFVTVTGKFRDGTDQMLLVQRVTLPAISEQGRIYAEGGIVIDDYQFTDKGGNRYPGHGFTLQLPDSADPNKVTFEVYDKSQLKGKLSVGQGLTKSENKDANGNIVSYSYDINPAISGEK from the coding sequence ATGTGTTCTCCCTCATCTCAGGACGCAGCCGTTTCTCCCACTATCGGGACGATTCTGCTTGTTGCCCTTACAGTTGTCTTAGTTGCGGTTGTGGCAGTAGTGGCGCTGGGACTTGCGAACGGAATGTTCGACACGAAACAGGTCGGCCTGACACTTGAACCGTACGGTATCGCAAGCGAATCGGAGCGCGGCGTCTCCTTAACAGTCCATGGAGGAGCGGATGCGGGCGATCTGATCGCGCTCTCGGCATCCCTGAACGGACCTGAGCTGGTCTCCCGGGAAACCGGGAAATCTTCTGTGGAAAATCCTGTGATCGGGACGGGCTACCTGTTTAAGGTGGAAGAAACAGGGGAGACGATTACGTCAAAACGTGCGGATAAGGACGTGTATCTGACGACAAGGCACATTCTGCCCGTACCCCAGACAGACTACTTTGTCACCGTTACAGGAAAATTTCGCGACGGAACGGATCAGATGCTGCTGGTGCAGAGAGTAACCCTTCCGGCAATCTCCGAACAGGGGAGAATTTATGCTGAGGGTGGTATCGTAATCGATGACTACCAGTTCACGGATAAGGGAGGGAATAGATATCCCGGACATGGATTTACCCTACAGTTACCTGACAGTGCTGATCCCAATAAAGTGACATTTGAGGTATATGACAAGAGTCAGCTGAAGGGTAAACTATCTGTTGGACAGGGTCTTACAAAGTCTGAGAATAAGGATGCGAACGGTAATATCGTGTCATATTCTTATGATATCAATCCGGCGATATCCGGGGAAAAATAG
- a CDS encoding Na+/H+ antiporter subunit E → MKSIVPFLSATIAAFIIYLVLSIGSAGETNSILLWSVPELIIGLILSIITGLLCRKLWQGKRYTMANPLRWLLLAVYIIPFVIELIIANLTVAWKILTGRNIRPGIVKLTPGLKTDAGALLLSASITFQPGTATVDINEKTREMYIHCLDVGDAPQKTMESGKIFARLDLAKWIRRITE, encoded by the coding sequence ATGAAAAGCATCGTTCCTTTCTTATCGGCAACAATCGCCGCATTCATCATCTATCTGGTCTTATCCATAGGAAGTGCCGGGGAAACCAACTCGATTCTCCTCTGGTCCGTACCCGAACTCATTATTGGACTAATCCTTTCGATTATTACCGGGCTGCTATGCCGCAAGCTCTGGCAGGGAAAACGCTACACCATGGCCAACCCCCTTCGCTGGCTGCTGCTTGCTGTCTATATCATTCCGTTTGTAATCGAACTGATTATCGCAAACCTGACCGTTGCATGGAAGATCCTCACCGGCAGAAACATCCGTCCGGGCATTGTCAAACTCACGCCCGGCCTGAAAACGGATGCCGGAGCACTCCTGCTCTCCGCATCCATCACGTTCCAGCCGGGAACCGCAACCGTTGACATCAACGAAAAAACCCGCGAGATGTACATCCACTGCCTCGACGTCGGCGATGCCCCGCAGAAGACCATGGAGTCCGGCAAAATCTTTGCCCGACTCGACCTCGCCAAATGGATCCGGAGGATCACCGAATGA
- a CDS encoding cation:proton antiporter, protein MIDIFLIASIIFVLLIFACGVRMWLGPTNADRMLALDVINALVVIIMILLSIRFAQPGFIDVAIVYALLSFVGTLYVAKLIRGDLE, encoded by the coding sequence ATGATCGACATCTTCCTGATCGCATCAATCATCTTCGTCCTCCTCATCTTCGCATGCGGAGTTCGGATGTGGCTTGGCCCCACCAACGCCGACCGGATGCTTGCGCTTGACGTCATCAACGCACTCGTCGTCATCATCATGATCCTCCTCTCGATTCGTTTTGCGCAGCCCGGATTCATCGACGTCGCAATCGTGTACGCCCTGCTCTCCTTTGTGGGCACACTCTACGTCGCAAAACTCATCAGAGGTGATCTCGAATGA
- the mnhG gene encoding monovalent cation/H(+) antiporter subunit G has translation MIETVIIILVLLSLVFSILGVIGLFRFPDFYTRIHAAGLVGSFGVLFAGLAVLLYAYTLWAAGDAAWFNYGAHVLLALVVVVVTATTSTHAIARSAYRSGNTPKVHVIDALEEDEPKMMAQEEARR, from the coding sequence ATGATCGAAACGGTAATCATCATCCTTGTCCTGCTGTCGCTCGTCTTCAGCATCCTCGGGGTAATCGGACTCTTCCGGTTCCCGGACTTCTACACAAGAATCCACGCCGCAGGACTTGTCGGAAGTTTCGGCGTACTGTTTGCGGGACTTGCCGTACTCCTGTATGCGTACACACTCTGGGCTGCGGGCGACGCAGCCTGGTTCAACTACGGCGCACACGTCCTCTTGGCACTCGTTGTCGTCGTTGTCACCGCAACCACCTCAACGCATGCCATCGCCCGCAGTGCGTACCGGAGCGGCAACACCCCGAAAGTACACGTAATCGACGCCCTCGAAGAGGACGAACCCAAGATGATGGCCCAGGAGGAGGCACGCAGATGA
- a CDS encoding hydrogenase subunit MbhD domain-containing protein: MIELFPSYYVVLHILFLAAMILCAVAVFYLKDLIAAAIAFAAFSFLLALEFFILQAPDVAIAEAAIGAGISTAILIIAIRGTTREEGE; the protein is encoded by the coding sequence ATGATCGAACTCTTCCCCTCCTACTACGTGGTTCTGCACATCCTCTTCCTTGCCGCCATGATTCTCTGTGCGGTTGCCGTCTTCTACTTAAAAGACCTCATCGCCGCAGCAATCGCGTTTGCCGCGTTCAGCTTCCTTCTGGCGCTGGAGTTCTTTATTCTACAGGCACCGGACGTCGCAATTGCGGAAGCCGCAATCGGGGCAGGAATATCCACCGCCATTCTCATCATCGCCATTCGCGGAACAACCCGCGAGGAGGGCGAGTAA
- the mbhE gene encoding hydrogen gas-evolving membrane-bound hydrogenase subunit E, with protein sequence MARCSVPPKLAIFLIIAVTLILLLPAFGLSFGHPLASATDQYYIDHSQEQTGSNNVVTAIVFDFRGFDTLGEATVLFIAVLGVAMFFRRTH encoded by the coding sequence ATGGCACGGTGCTCAGTCCCGCCAAAACTTGCGATCTTTTTAATCATCGCAGTCACGCTTATCCTGCTGCTTCCGGCGTTCGGCCTCTCGTTCGGTCACCCGCTCGCATCCGCAACCGATCAGTACTATATTGACCACTCGCAGGAACAGACCGGGTCCAACAACGTGGTAACCGCAATCGTGTTCGACTTCCGCGGTTTCGACACCCTCGGAGAAGCCACCGTGCTGTTCATCGCCGTTCTCGGTGTAGCGATGTTTTTCAGGAGGACACACTAA
- a CDS encoding Na(+)/H(+) antiporter subunit B has translation MVTGLIGRTAGRLLVPFIFIFGFYIVAHGHLSPGGGFQGGAVIATGVALVLVCYYYRECMEHFIEAKNFKLIESAGLILFICTALAGLVLASSFFFNWLNASGGLFGNAVAYGVNAGDLFTAGIIPVLNFAVGIEVFGGLSVVLLYMFAGLKETTKEEDDAEPHNFAQTEEGELP, from the coding sequence ATGGTTACCGGACTTATCGGACGAACCGCAGGACGCCTGCTCGTTCCGTTCATCTTCATCTTCGGCTTCTACATCGTAGCCCACGGCCACCTTTCGCCCGGCGGAGGATTCCAGGGCGGAGCAGTGATAGCAACCGGCGTAGCCCTCGTTCTCGTCTGTTACTACTACCGCGAGTGTATGGAGCATTTCATCGAGGCAAAGAACTTCAAACTCATTGAGTCGGCAGGTCTTATCCTCTTCATCTGCACCGCACTTGCAGGCCTGGTCCTTGCCTCCTCCTTCTTCTTCAACTGGCTCAACGCAAGCGGCGGCCTGTTCGGCAACGCTGTTGCCTACGGCGTAAACGCAGGCGACCTGTTTACCGCAGGAATTATTCCGGTGCTGAACTTCGCTGTCGGCATTGAAGTCTTCGGCGGTCTGTCGGTCGTTCTCCTCTACATGTTTGCCGGACTCAAAGAGACCACCAAAGAAGAGGACGATGCCGAGCCGCACAACTTCGCCCAGACGGAGGAGGGAGAACTGCCATGA
- a CDS encoding sodium:proton antiporter produces MIANLPFIAVALLIGIAFAMILLKRNMIKMIMGLGILEGAVNLFLVSLGYREDGIAPIFTSAPADPIMVMPTVQALTLTNIVIGVATTALMLVFVMLIYKKYGTVNANEMRRLKE; encoded by the coding sequence ATGATTGCAAACCTTCCGTTCATCGCGGTTGCCCTGCTGATAGGCATCGCCTTTGCGATGATTCTTCTGAAGCGCAACATGATCAAGATGATCATGGGCCTTGGCATCCTCGAAGGGGCGGTCAACCTCTTTCTGGTCAGCCTCGGCTATCGTGAGGACGGCATTGCGCCGATCTTCACGAGCGCCCCGGCAGACCCGATCATGGTCATGCCGACCGTGCAGGCGCTGACCTTAACGAACATCGTTATCGGCGTTGCGACAACCGCACTGATGCTGGTCTTTGTGATGCTCATCTACAAGAAGTACGGTACCGTGAACGCCAATGAAATGCGGAGGCTCAAGGAATGA